Proteins from a genomic interval of Providencia stuartii:
- the rpoC gene encoding DNA-directed RNA polymerase subunit beta', producing MKDLIKFLKAQTKTEEFDAIKIALASPDMIRSWSFGEVKKPETINYRTFKPERDGLFCARIFGPVKDYECLCGKYKRLKHRGVICEKCGVEVTQTKVRRERMGHIELASPTAHIWFLKSLPSRIGLLLDMPLRDIERVLYFESYVVVEGGMTSLERSQILTEEQYLDALEEFGDEFDAKMGAEAIQGLLKNLDLENECETLREELNETNSETKRKKLTKRIKLLEAFIQSGNKPEWMILNVLPVLPPDLRPLVPLDGGRFATSDLNDLYRRVINRNNRLKRLLDLAAPDIIVRNEKRMLQEAVDALLDNGRRGRAITGSNKRPLKSLADMIKGKQGRFRQNLLGKRVDYSGRSVITVGPYLRLHQCGLPKKMALELFKPFIYGKLELRGLATTIKAAKKMVEREEAVVWDILDEVIREHPVMLNRAPTLHRLGIQAFEPILIEGKAIQLHPLVCAAYNADFDGDQMAVHVPLTLEAQLEARALMMSTNNILSPASGEPIIVPSQDVVLGLYYMTRDCVNAKGEGMVLAGPKEAERVYRSGHASLHARVKVRITEEVKDGEGNITINTSMVDTTVGRAILWMIVPKGLPYSLVNQALGKKAISKMLNTCYRVLGLKPTVIFADQIMYTGFAYAARSGASVGIDDMVIPEKKAGIIAEAEAEVAEIQEQFQSGLVTAGERYNKVIDIWAAANERVAKAMMENLSTETVINRDGEEEQQVSFNSIFMMADSGARGSAAQIRQLAGMRGLMAKPDGSIIETPITANFREGLNVLQYFISTHGARKGLADTALKTANSGYLTRRLVDVAQDLVVTEDDCGTHEGILMTPVIEGGDVKEPLRERVLGRVTAEDILIPGTADILVPRNTLLHEKWCDLLEENSVDSVKVRSVVSCETDFGVCAHCYGRDLARGHIINKGEAIGVIAAQSIGEPGTQLTMRTFHIGGAASRAAAESSIQVRNPGTLKLVNAKFVTNSEGKLVITSRNTELRLIDEFGRTKESYKVPYGAHLTKGDGAAVTGGETVANWDPHTMPVVSEVSGIIRFSDMLDGQTMTRQTDELTGLSSIVVLDTAERTSGGKDLRPALRVVDANGNDVLIPNTDMPAQYFLPGKAIVQLDDGIAINVGDTLARIPQESVGTKDITGGLPRVADLFEARRPKEPAILAEISGIVSFGKETKGKRRLVITPMDGSDPYEEMIPKWRQLNVFEGEIVERGDVISDGPESPHDILRLRGVHAVTRYITNEVQEVYRLQGVKINDKHIEVIVRQMLRKVTIADAGSSEFLEGEQVEYSRVKVSNRKLELDGKIPAKFDRDLLGITKASLATESFISAASFQETTRVLTEAAVAGKRDELRGLKENVIVGRLIPAGTGFAYHQDRIRRRHLNDVVEAPQVSADEATANLAELLNAGFSSDNN from the coding sequence GTGAAAGACTTAATTAAGTTTCTGAAAGCGCAAACCAAGACCGAAGAGTTTGATGCGATCAAAATTGCTCTGGCATCGCCTGATATGATCCGTTCATGGTCATTCGGTGAAGTGAAAAAGCCAGAAACCATTAACTACCGTACGTTCAAGCCTGAGCGTGACGGCCTTTTCTGTGCGCGTATTTTCGGGCCAGTAAAAGACTACGAATGTCTGTGCGGTAAGTACAAACGTTTAAAACACCGTGGTGTGATTTGTGAGAAATGTGGCGTTGAAGTCACCCAGACTAAAGTTCGTCGTGAGCGCATGGGTCATATTGAACTTGCTTCTCCGACAGCTCATATCTGGTTCTTAAAATCATTGCCATCCCGTATCGGTTTGCTACTTGATATGCCTTTGCGTGATATCGAGCGTGTTCTGTACTTTGAATCCTACGTGGTTGTTGAAGGTGGTATGACTAGCCTTGAACGCTCACAGATTCTGACAGAAGAGCAATACTTAGATGCGTTGGAAGAGTTCGGTGACGAATTTGACGCGAAAATGGGTGCGGAAGCAATCCAAGGTCTGCTGAAAAACCTCGATCTTGAGAACGAGTGTGAAACGTTACGTGAAGAGTTGAACGAAACGAACTCTGAAACTAAACGTAAGAAGCTGACTAAGCGTATTAAACTGTTAGAAGCATTTATTCAGTCTGGTAACAAACCAGAATGGATGATCTTGAATGTTCTGCCAGTTCTACCACCTGATCTGCGTCCATTAGTTCCACTCGACGGTGGCCGTTTTGCAACATCAGATCTGAACGATCTTTACCGTCGTGTGATCAACCGTAACAACCGTCTGAAACGTCTTCTGGATCTGGCTGCGCCAGACATCATCGTACGTAACGAAAAACGTATGTTACAAGAAGCGGTCGATGCTCTGTTAGATAACGGTCGTCGCGGTCGTGCAATTACCGGTTCTAATAAACGTCCTCTGAAATCTTTGGCTGATATGATCAAAGGTAAACAAGGTCGTTTCCGTCAGAACTTGCTTGGTAAGCGTGTTGACTACTCAGGTCGTTCGGTTATCACTGTCGGTCCATACCTGCGTCTGCATCAGTGTGGTCTGCCTAAGAAAATGGCTCTTGAGTTATTCAAACCATTCATCTATGGCAAATTAGAACTCCGTGGTCTGGCAACAACCATCAAAGCTGCGAAGAAAATGGTTGAGCGTGAAGAAGCGGTAGTATGGGATATCTTGGATGAAGTTATCCGTGAACACCCAGTTATGCTGAACCGTGCGCCAACACTTCACCGTTTGGGTATCCAAGCCTTTGAACCTATTTTGATCGAAGGTAAAGCGATCCAGTTGCACCCTCTGGTGTGTGCGGCATATAACGCCGACTTCGATGGTGACCAAATGGCAGTACACGTTCCTCTAACTCTGGAAGCTCAGTTAGAAGCGCGTGCGTTGATGATGTCAACCAACAACATCCTGTCACCAGCGAGTGGTGAGCCTATCATCGTTCCTTCACAGGACGTTGTATTGGGTCTCTATTACATGACTCGTGACTGTGTAAACGCGAAAGGCGAAGGGATGGTTCTGGCCGGCCCTAAAGAAGCTGAGCGTGTTTACCGTTCTGGCCATGCTTCACTGCATGCCCGTGTTAAAGTCCGTATCACTGAAGAAGTGAAAGACGGTGAAGGTAACATTACGATTAACACCAGTATGGTTGATACTACTGTTGGTCGTGCAATTCTGTGGATGATCGTGCCGAAAGGTCTGCCTTACTCGCTGGTTAACCAAGCGTTAGGTAAAAAAGCGATCTCTAAAATGCTGAACACTTGTTACCGTGTTCTGGGTCTGAAACCTACGGTTATTTTTGCTGACCAAATCATGTATACCGGTTTTGCCTATGCGGCACGTTCTGGTGCATCGGTTGGTATCGACGATATGGTTATTCCTGAGAAAAAAGCAGGGATCATCGCCGAAGCCGAAGCAGAAGTTGCAGAAATTCAGGAACAGTTCCAGTCTGGTCTGGTGACAGCAGGCGAACGTTACAACAAAGTTATCGATATCTGGGCTGCGGCTAACGAACGTGTTGCTAAAGCGATGATGGAAAACCTGTCTACTGAAACGGTGATTAACCGCGACGGTGAAGAAGAACAGCAGGTTTCTTTCAACAGTATCTTTATGATGGCCGACTCCGGTGCTCGTGGTTCTGCTGCTCAGATTCGTCAGCTAGCCGGTATGCGTGGTCTGATGGCTAAGCCAGATGGCTCAATCATCGAAACACCAATCACGGCAAACTTCCGTGAAGGTCTGAACGTTCTCCAGTACTTTATTTCTACGCACGGTGCTCGTAAAGGTCTTGCGGATACGGCATTGAAAACAGCGAACTCCGGTTATCTGACTCGTCGTCTCGTTGACGTTGCTCAGGACTTGGTGGTGACTGAAGACGACTGTGGTACACACGAAGGTATCTTGATGACTCCGGTTATCGAGGGTGGTGATGTTAAAGAACCACTGCGTGAGCGTGTATTGGGTCGTGTGACGGCAGAAGATATTCTGATCCCAGGTACTGCGGACATTCTGGTTCCACGTAATACGTTGCTACACGAAAAATGGTGTGACCTGTTAGAAGAAAACTCTGTCGACAGCGTTAAAGTCCGTTCAGTCGTTAGCTGTGAAACTGACTTCGGTGTATGTGCTCACTGTTATGGTCGTGACCTTGCTCGTGGTCATATCATCAACAAAGGTGAAGCTATCGGGGTTATCGCGGCACAGTCAATCGGTGAACCAGGTACACAGTTGACGATGCGTACGTTCCACATCGGTGGTGCGGCATCTCGTGCGGCAGCAGAATCTAGCATCCAAGTTCGTAACCCAGGTACACTAAAACTGGTTAACGCGAAATTTGTGACTAACTCAGAAGGCAAACTGGTTATTACTTCACGTAATACCGAATTGCGCCTGATTGATGAGTTCGGTCGTACTAAAGAGAGCTATAAAGTACCTTACGGTGCGCACCTGACTAAAGGCGATGGCGCGGCAGTTACTGGCGGTGAAACTGTTGCTAACTGGGATCCACATACCATGCCAGTTGTCAGTGAAGTATCCGGTATTATTCGCTTCTCAGACATGCTTGATGGCCAAACAATGACGCGTCAGACGGATGAATTAACCGGTCTGTCTTCAATCGTTGTTCTGGATACAGCAGAGCGTACGAGTGGTGGTAAAGATTTACGTCCAGCACTTCGTGTTGTTGATGCGAATGGTAACGATGTTCTGATCCCTAACACCGACATGCCTGCTCAGTATTTCTTACCAGGTAAGGCAATTGTTCAGTTAGATGATGGCATCGCTATCAACGTCGGTGATACCTTAGCACGTATTCCACAAGAATCTGTGGGAACTAAAGATATCACGGGTGGCCTACCTCGCGTTGCTGACCTGTTTGAAGCGCGTCGTCCGAAAGAGCCAGCTATTTTGGCTGAGATCAGCGGTATTGTTTCCTTCGGTAAAGAGACCAAAGGTAAACGTCGTCTGGTGATTACACCGATGGATGGTTCTGATCCGTATGAAGAGATGATCCCTAAATGGCGTCAGCTCAACGTATTTGAAGGTGAGATCGTTGAACGCGGTGATGTAATTTCTGATGGCCCTGAGTCGCCACATGATATCTTGCGTCTGCGTGGTGTACATGCAGTGACACGTTATATCACTAACGAAGTTCAGGAAGTTTACCGTTTACAAGGCGTTAAGATTAACGATAAACACATTGAAGTTATCGTTCGTCAGATGCTGCGTAAGGTGACTATTGCTGATGCGGGAAGCTCTGAGTTCCTTGAAGGCGAGCAGGTCGAGTACTCACGTGTTAAAGTTTCTAACCGTAAACTTGAGCTGGATGGTAAAATCCCAGCTAAGTTCGATCGCGACCTATTGGGTATCACGAAGGCATCTCTGGCAACAGAATCCTTCATCTCAGCAGCATCGTTCCAAGAAACAACACGCGTACTGACAGAAGCAGCCGTTGCAGGTAAACGCGACGAACTGCGTGGTCTGAAAGAAAACGTTATTGTGGGTCGTTTGATCCCAGCAGGTACTGGTTTTGCGTATCACCAAGACCGTATCCGTCGTCGTCATCTGAACGATGTTGTGGAAGCTCCACAAGTTAGTGCGGATGAAGCAACGGCTAACTTGGCTGAACTGTTAAATGCAGGATTCAGCAGCGATAACAATTAA
- a CDS encoding thiazole synthase — MLKIADVTFQSRLFTGTGKFANPTLMQAAITASGSQLVTMAMKRVDLRGNDDGILKPLQELGVKLLPNTSGAKNAQEAIFAARLAREALGTNWVKLEIHPDVKYLLPDPVETLLAAEQLVKEGFVVLPYCSADPVLCRRLEEVGCAAVMPLGAPIGTNKGLVTKEMLRIIIEQAAVPVVIDAGIGAPSHALEAIEMGADAVLVNTAIAVANDPVLMANAFRVSLEAAELARQAGLARPKQHAEASSPLTEFLGALQ; from the coding sequence ATGTTAAAAATTGCCGATGTCACTTTTCAATCACGTCTATTTACCGGAACAGGGAAATTTGCCAACCCAACCTTAATGCAAGCGGCAATAACGGCATCAGGTAGCCAGCTCGTTACTATGGCGATGAAACGTGTTGACTTACGTGGCAATGACGATGGAATTTTAAAACCTTTACAAGAACTTGGCGTAAAACTACTCCCCAACACGTCGGGGGCCAAAAATGCTCAAGAAGCCATTTTCGCGGCACGTCTTGCTCGGGAAGCTTTAGGTACGAATTGGGTAAAGTTAGAAATCCACCCAGATGTCAAATACCTACTGCCCGATCCCGTTGAAACCCTTCTTGCAGCAGAGCAGTTGGTCAAAGAAGGCTTTGTGGTACTTCCCTATTGCAGTGCAGATCCGGTTCTCTGTCGACGGCTCGAAGAGGTGGGTTGTGCGGCCGTAATGCCTTTAGGTGCGCCGATTGGAACCAATAAAGGGTTAGTAACCAAGGAGATGCTACGGATCATTATCGAGCAAGCCGCCGTTCCTGTCGTCATTGATGCGGGGATTGGTGCTCCTAGCCATGCCCTTGAAGCCATTGAAATGGGCGCCGATGCGGTATTAGTCAACACGGCCATTGCCGTTGCTAATGATCCGGTACTGATGGCAAACGCATTTAGAGTTTCCCTAGAAGCAGCAGAACTCGCTCGGCAAGCCGGTCTTGCTAGACCTAAACAACATGCTGAAGCATCCAGCCCCTTAACCGAATTTTTGGGAGCACTGCAATGA
- the thiS gene encoding sulfur carrier protein ThiS, with protein MRLIINDQPMEFEAPLTVSQLLTAIERSTVGTALAINQVIIPRHQWDSHHLNDQDNILLFQAIAGG; from the coding sequence ATGCGCCTTATAATTAACGACCAACCAATGGAGTTCGAGGCGCCATTAACGGTGTCTCAATTACTTACCGCGATAGAACGTAGTACCGTTGGTACGGCTTTGGCCATTAACCAAGTTATCATTCCTCGTCATCAGTGGGATTCACACCATCTAAATGATCAAGACAATATTTTATTGTTTCAAGCTATCGCTGGAGGCTAA
- the pepT gene encoding peptidase T, translating into MNIVDRFISYTQINTTTNRENGAAGIMPSSEGQRVLAKKLVQELEALGLEEIKLRDTAIVTATLPSNLDYDVPTVAFFGHLDTSAEQTNDTKAQILHYNGEDLCLNKQLNIYLRQSEFPELANYLGDDIIVTDGTSLLGADDKAAIASIMDMLQYFKQNPQIKHGTIKVGFVPDEEQGLRGAKAFDVQEFGADFAYTLDCCGIGELVYENWNAGDVEIVFTGKSAHPMSAKGKLINSLLMAHKFIAMLPGGEAPEYTADREGYYWVKQLSGNSARTVLKMDVRDFTEDGYRTRMAFLKKLATHCEDLWGKESVTCTLADRYSNVYNSLQGENRYPIDIAVEAYHACGITPKVIPMRGGYDGAALSQNGLPCPNIFTGAHNFHSIYEYLPIKSLYAASDVLKQVVQITAERFKSGAKA; encoded by the coding sequence ATGAATATTGTTGATCGGTTTATTTCTTATACCCAAATTAATACCACCACCAATAGGGAAAATGGCGCTGCGGGTATTATGCCCTCTTCTGAAGGTCAGCGCGTTTTAGCCAAAAAACTCGTTCAAGAGCTGGAAGCATTAGGTCTTGAAGAGATTAAACTACGTGATACCGCCATTGTCACTGCAACCTTGCCCTCAAATTTAGATTATGACGTCCCTACCGTTGCTTTCTTTGGTCATCTTGATACGAGTGCTGAACAAACTAATGATACTAAAGCACAAATCCTGCACTATAACGGTGAAGACCTGTGCTTAAATAAACAGCTAAATATCTATCTTCGTCAAAGTGAGTTCCCTGAACTCGCTAACTATCTAGGTGATGATATTATTGTCACGGACGGCACGAGTCTATTGGGTGCCGATGACAAAGCAGCCATAGCCTCTATTATGGATATGCTGCAATACTTCAAACAGAACCCTCAAATTAAACATGGCACCATTAAAGTCGGCTTTGTTCCCGATGAAGAGCAAGGTTTGCGTGGCGCAAAAGCCTTTGATGTACAAGAATTTGGGGCAGACTTTGCCTATACCCTTGATTGCTGTGGTATTGGTGAATTAGTGTATGAAAACTGGAATGCGGGTGACGTTGAAATCGTCTTTACAGGTAAATCCGCCCACCCAATGTCCGCCAAAGGCAAACTCATTAACTCATTATTAATGGCCCATAAATTTATCGCCATGCTACCGGGCGGTGAAGCTCCTGAATACACTGCGGATCGTGAAGGTTACTATTGGGTAAAACAGTTATCAGGTAATAGCGCTCGTACCGTACTCAAAATGGATGTACGTGATTTCACAGAAGATGGTTATCGCACGCGCATGGCATTTTTGAAAAAATTAGCCACACACTGTGAAGACTTATGGGGCAAAGAGAGCGTCACTTGTACCCTAGCAGACCGTTATTCTAACGTTTATAACAGCTTACAAGGTGAAAATCGTTACCCTATCGACATCGCTGTAGAGGCTTATCACGCTTGTGGTATTACCCCAAAAGTGATCCCAATGCGTGGTGGCTACGATGGTGCAGCACTATCGCAAAATGGCTTACCTTGCCCAAATATTTTTACTGGTGCTCATAATTTCCATTCTATTTATGAATATCTTCCAATTAAATCATTATACGCTGCAAGTGATGTGCTAAAACAAGTCGTTCAAATCACTGCTGAACGCTTCAAATCAGGAGCAAAAGCATGA
- the thiH gene encoding 2-iminoacetate synthase ThiH, protein MSTSFRQRWQQLNWDDLTLQIYAKTAQDVQQALANDTLTLNDFMALLSPAARPFLEQLAQKAQKLTRQRFGNTVGFYVPLYLSNLCANDCTYCGFSMSNRIKRKTLDKHEIINECETIRKIGFDSLLLVTGEHQSKVGMDYFREHLPTIRSYFSSLMMEVQPLATEEYAELKALGLDGVMVYQETYHEPAYQLHHLKGKKQDFHWRLETPDRLGRAGIDKIGLGALIGLSNSWRTDCYMVAEHLIYLQKHYWQSRYSISFPRLRPCAGGIEPASLMNEAELVQLICAFRLLAPDIELSLSTRESPYFRDHVVPLAINNVSAGSKTQPGGYADDHAELEQFSPHDNRSAAQVAESLIRSGLQPVWKDWDGYLGR, encoded by the coding sequence ATGAGTACAAGCTTTCGTCAACGCTGGCAACAGCTCAATTGGGATGACCTTACATTACAAATCTATGCCAAAACAGCTCAAGATGTACAACAGGCACTTGCTAACGACACCCTAACACTCAATGATTTTATGGCGTTACTTTCGCCTGCCGCTCGTCCTTTTCTTGAACAGCTGGCGCAGAAAGCTCAAAAGTTGACACGACAACGTTTTGGCAACACGGTCGGATTTTATGTCCCGCTATATCTATCAAATTTATGCGCGAATGATTGCACTTATTGTGGTTTTTCGATGAGTAATCGTATTAAACGAAAAACCTTAGATAAACATGAAATCATTAATGAATGCGAAACGATCCGTAAAATCGGTTTTGATAGCCTGTTACTGGTGACGGGTGAACATCAATCTAAAGTTGGGATGGATTATTTTCGTGAACACTTGCCTACTATACGCAGCTACTTTAGCTCCTTGATGATGGAAGTTCAGCCACTCGCAACTGAAGAGTATGCCGAACTTAAAGCTTTAGGGCTAGATGGCGTCATGGTATATCAAGAAACCTACCATGAACCGGCTTACCAGTTGCACCACCTAAAAGGTAAAAAGCAGGATTTTCACTGGCGATTAGAAACTCCAGACCGTTTAGGACGGGCCGGAATCGATAAGATAGGACTCGGAGCATTAATTGGTTTGTCTAATAGCTGGCGAACTGACTGCTATATGGTGGCAGAACATCTGATTTACCTCCAAAAACACTATTGGCAAAGCCGCTATTCAATTTCATTTCCGCGATTACGTCCTTGTGCTGGTGGCATCGAGCCGGCTTCTTTAATGAATGAAGCTGAACTCGTGCAACTAATTTGTGCCTTTCGTTTATTAGCCCCAGATATTGAGTTATCACTTTCCACTCGTGAATCCCCTTATTTCCGCGATCATGTTGTCCCTCTAGCCATTAATAATGTGAGTGCGGGCTCCAAAACACAACCGGGCGGCTATGCCGATGACCATGCGGAATTAGAACAATTTTCCCCACACGATAATCGTAGCGCTGCCCAAGTTGCCGAATCACTGATCCGTTCAGGATTACAACCTGTTTGGAAAGATTGGGATGGCTACCTAGGCCGTTAA
- the dcuC gene encoding C4-dicarboxylate transporter DcuC — MIPILTVLIIVILVARFILKGYKAEPVLFIAGLALMIMTLALGWGPILPKNVASTGLTWLDPFEVMRDLFSSRAADLGLMIMALMGFAHYMDHIGANEAVVRVATKPLKNMRSPYVLLFFSFLLASILQLAIPSATGLAVLLMGTMFPIMIGLGLSPASAAGVIATSLGVAYTPTAIDAIRGAKAVDMSVVEYVLYYQGPAALVTVLAVGITHIFWQRHCDRKAGFIPEIGKAVQSHEKEPTSKNIPGYYAILPMLPIIMAVGSSNLFFEGIHLDVVTIVLIAMAICMLIETLRIRNFKTVCNGFQHFLNGMGQAFSHVVGLLVAAGVFAHGIKVSGAIDQLILMAESVGLPPFAMALVFALVTLAAAVIMGSGNAPFLAFVELIPQIAHSMGANPIAMILPMQQASHMGRGMSPVAGVIIAVSSGAKLQPFDVVKRTAIPLMVGFVIHCTIIGVFY; from the coding sequence ATGATCCCAATTCTAACGGTTCTTATTATCGTTATTTTGGTAGCACGTTTCATTCTGAAAGGTTATAAGGCTGAACCTGTATTATTTATTGCCGGTTTAGCGTTAATGATTATGACCCTCGCCTTAGGTTGGGGTCCTATCTTGCCCAAAAATGTCGCGTCTACTGGTTTAACATGGCTCGATCCCTTTGAGGTTATGCGTGATCTCTTCAGTAGTCGTGCTGCCGATCTCGGTTTAATGATCATGGCTCTAATGGGTTTCGCTCATTACATGGATCATATTGGTGCTAACGAAGCCGTCGTGCGTGTTGCAACTAAGCCATTAAAAAATATGCGTTCTCCCTATGTTCTGCTGTTTTTTTCATTTTTACTGGCCAGTATTTTGCAACTCGCGATCCCGTCAGCAACAGGTTTAGCCGTGTTATTGATGGGAACCATGTTTCCTATCATGATTGGATTGGGCTTATCGCCAGCATCAGCTGCGGGGGTCATTGCCACCTCATTAGGCGTTGCTTATACCCCAACCGCTATCGATGCTATCCGTGGCGCCAAAGCGGTTGATATGTCAGTTGTTGAATATGTATTGTATTATCAAGGACCTGCTGCATTAGTTACCGTCTTAGCGGTTGGTATTACACATATCTTCTGGCAACGTCACTGCGATCGCAAAGCAGGCTTTATCCCTGAGATTGGTAAAGCCGTTCAATCTCATGAAAAAGAACCGACAAGCAAAAATATTCCTGGCTACTATGCCATTCTTCCTATGTTGCCCATTATCATGGCGGTAGGTTCTTCGAACCTCTTTTTTGAAGGCATACACCTTGATGTTGTCACCATCGTATTGATTGCAATGGCTATCTGTATGCTTATCGAAACATTACGTATTCGTAATTTCAAAACGGTATGTAATGGCTTCCAGCACTTCTTGAATGGAATGGGGCAGGCTTTTAGTCACGTTGTTGGGCTACTCGTTGCAGCGGGCGTTTTCGCACATGGGATTAAAGTCAGCGGTGCCATTGACCAGTTGATCTTAATGGCGGAATCCGTTGGTTTACCCCCCTTTGCAATGGCACTCGTATTTGCATTGGTCACTCTAGCTGCTGCTGTGATCATGGGTTCAGGTAATGCGCCATTCTTAGCTTTTGTCGAATTGATCCCACAGATCGCACACAGTATGGGGGCTAACCCGATCGCCATGATCTTACCTATGCAGCAGGCTTCTCATATGGGGCGTGGTATGTCACCTGTTGCTGGCGTGATCATTGCCGTTTCCAGTGGCGCTAAATTACAACCTTTTGATGTGGTTAAGCGTACCGCCATCCCACTCATGGTCGGTTTTGTGATTCATTGCACGATCATTGGCGTATTCTATTAG
- a CDS encoding uracil/xanthine transporter gives MRFSVQKSIITKSSFISGFQWFFFIFCNTVVIPPTLQSAFHLTAETTFVITQYAFLLIAVACLIQAFLGHKRSLMEGSTGLWWATILTVTLSESMQGTALATIGWSLTVGIFLSGIVTLLIGITGIGNGLSSLFKPGVLVVFMFLLGAQLVSIFLKGMLGLPFGVIDTNVEVNYPVFFLAFAVLILVIAMIVFLPASVSQYALLCGTIIGWIAYSLLFDGKISAISEVKWELFPFGRADEVQPSIVITAILAGILNTSNTFGAIRGSDVFYQQKGLTKSIYRRSFVASGVLTLFSAPLGVVPFSPFVSSIGLITQTKDTSRVSFTIGSVLLLLVGAIAALTQFFRSLPLAIGSAVMLATYLPLLFSSFSFLAEIKLNARNIYRLALPLFIGIFLMSAPDAVMSSLPMMFSSLLGNGLLMGIILSLILENSIKWDHIH, from the coding sequence ATGAGGTTTTCAGTGCAAAAAAGTATAATAACAAAGAGTAGTTTTATTTCAGGTTTCCAGTGGTTCTTCTTTATTTTTTGTAACACAGTCGTGATTCCACCTACCTTACAATCGGCTTTTCATTTAACAGCTGAAACCACATTTGTTATCACACAATACGCTTTCTTACTGATCGCTGTGGCTTGTTTAATTCAAGCTTTTTTAGGTCATAAGCGCTCATTGATGGAGGGGTCGACAGGGCTATGGTGGGCCACAATATTGACCGTCACCCTCTCGGAATCAATGCAAGGAACCGCTTTAGCAACCATTGGGTGGAGTCTAACCGTCGGTATTTTTTTGTCGGGGATTGTTACCCTTTTAATCGGTATCACAGGTATTGGCAATGGGTTATCCAGTTTGTTCAAACCCGGTGTTTTAGTGGTATTTATGTTTCTCCTTGGAGCCCAATTAGTTTCGATTTTTCTAAAAGGTATGCTTGGGCTTCCATTTGGCGTCATAGATACCAATGTCGAGGTTAATTATCCGGTATTCTTTTTAGCATTCGCGGTGCTAATTTTGGTGATTGCGATGATTGTGTTTTTACCCGCAAGCGTGAGTCAATACGCCTTATTATGTGGAACCATTATTGGATGGATAGCGTATAGTCTGTTATTTGATGGCAAAATTTCAGCTATTTCGGAAGTTAAGTGGGAGTTGTTTCCCTTTGGACGTGCAGATGAAGTCCAACCCAGCATCGTGATCACGGCGATATTGGCCGGTATTTTGAACACGTCAAATACTTTTGGGGCAATACGTGGAAGTGATGTTTTTTATCAGCAAAAGGGATTAACAAAGTCTATTTACCGTCGGAGTTTTGTGGCGTCGGGTGTTTTGACTTTATTTTCGGCTCCGTTAGGTGTGGTGCCATTTTCGCCTTTTGTATCATCTATTGGCTTGATTACACAAACGAAAGACACTTCACGAGTCTCTTTTACTATCGGTAGCGTGTTGTTGTTATTGGTTGGGGCTATCGCCGCATTAACCCAATTTTTTCGCTCATTGCCTCTCGCGATTGGCAGTGCTGTCATGTTAGCAACCTATTTACCCCTGTTATTCTCTTCTTTTTCATTTTTAGCCGAAATTAAACTGAACGCGCGTAATATTTATCGTTTGGCACTTCCCCTGTTTATTGGGATTTTTTTGATGTCAGCACCTGATGCGGTAATGAGTTCGCTACCGATGATGTTCAGTTCACTGCTAGGAAACGGTTTGTTAATGGGGATTATTCTGTCATTGATCCTCGAAAACAGCATTAAGTGGGATCATATTCATTAG